AACTTGTAATTTTGAATTAAAGTTCATAAAGAAATTCCTAGAAAAGTGCTAACTAAAACAAAACTAGACGAAAAAAAATTTCAAAGGAATTCAACTATAGGCAGTTATTGGATAACCACATTTGGATGCCAAATGAACAAGGCTGATTCTGAGAGAATGGCTGGGACATTAGAGAAAATGGGATATACCAGAGCAGAAAATGAATTAAATGCCGATTTGGTCTTATACAATACATGCACTATCAGAGATAATGCGGAGCAAAAAGTTTATAGCTTTTTAGGAAGACAAGCAAAAAGAAAACACAAAACACCTAACCTTAAACTGGTTGTTGCAGGTTGCCTTGCTCAGCAAGAGGGAGAGTCCTTACTAAGAAGAGTCCCAGAACTTGATCTTGTAATGGGACCTCAACACGTAAACAACCTTGAGAATTTACTGGGGAAAGTTGATTTAGGAAATCAAGTTGCTGCCACAGAAGAAACCTTCATTTCTGAAGACATAACAAGTGCCAGAAGAGAAAGCTCTATTTGTGGCTGGGTTAATATCATTTATGGATGTAATGAAAGATGTTCATATTGTGTAGTTCCATCTGTAAGAGGTAAAGAGCAATCAAGATATCCAAATGCGATAAAAAGTGAGATCCAAAAATTAGCTGATGATAATTTTAAAGAAATTACTCTTTTGGGTCAGAATATTGATGCTTATGGTAGAGATCTTCCAGGGACTACAAAAGAGGGAAGGAAAGAAAATACTCTAACTGATCTTTTATATTATATTCATGATGTTCAAGGGATTCGCAGAATAAGATTTGCTACTAGTCATCCAAGATATTTTTCAAAAAGATTGATTCAAGCTTGTTTTGAACTTGATAAAGTCTGTGAACATTTCCATATTCCCTTCCAAAGTGGAAATAATGAGATTTTAAAGCAAATGTCCAGAGGATACACCATTAAAAAGTATAAAAATATTATTGAGCATATAAGATCATTAATGCCAGACGCATCAATCACAGCTGATGCAATAGTTGCTTTCCCTGGAGAAACCGAACAACAATATCAAGATACATTAAAGCTAATATCAGAAATTGGCTTTGATCAAGTAAATACAGCCGCATACTCTCCAAGACCAAACACTCCCGCAGCAGTTTGGTCGAATCAACTTTCGGAAGAGGTAAAAAAAGCTAGATTGCAAGAAATTAATGATTTGGTCGAGAAAACTGCTAGAAGAAGAAATCAAAGATACATTAATAATATCGAAAGCGTTTTAATTGAGGGTTTAAATCCAAAAAATTCCTCGCAAATTATGGGTAGAACTAGAACAAATAGATTAACTTTCGTAGAGATTCCAAATAACATTCAATTTAATTTTTCACTGGGTGATGAAATAGATGTCAGGATTAATGAAGCAAGACCTTTTTCATTAACAGGTGAACTTTTCAAATAATTTTTTCTAAATGATCAGGGAAAAGAAAAAATGTATTGGATTAATATTTGGTGGTTATTCCAATGAACATGAAGTATCTATATCCTCTGCAAAAACAGTTTTTCAAGCATTTAATTCAGAAATAAACAAAAAACGCTTTACTATTAAAGCCTTTTACATAAACAAATTTGGAGATTGGATTGATAGTGACAGTTCTGAAAAAATCCTAATTGATGAAATTGAAAATAATACAACAAAAAAACAAGGAATTTTGAATCAAGAAAAAATTAACTTCCTAGAGGGAATCGAATTTCAAAATGTTGATGTATGGTTTCCTCTTTTACATGGATTTAATGGTGAAGACGGATCAATTCATGGCTTACTGAGATTTACAAAGAAACCTTTAGTCGGATGTGGAATTATAGGCTCAGCACTTGGAATGGATAAAATATTGATGAAAACAATTTTCTCAAACCTAAAACTTCCACAAGTTAATTATCTTGTTTTTCAAAATGAAGATCTCAACGAAAAAGAAGTCAAAAATAAGTTAATCAATGAAATTAAAAAAAATTTAAATTTTCCTATTTTTGTTAAACCCTCGAACTCTGGATCATCTCTTGGCATCTCCAAAGTCAAAAATGAATCGGAAATATTACAATCATTAGAAAAGGCTCAGAAAATAGATCCTAGAATCTTAGTAGAGGAAGGTTTGGAGGTAAGGGAGATTGAATGCGGAATAATTGGGAATTCAAAACTATTAACCTCTGAGATAGGCGAAGTGAAATACGAAAATGATTGGTATGATTACGATTCAAAATACAACTCAAATAATAAAATAACTATCCCAGCTGAAATAGATTCTAAAATTACTCAACAAATTAAAGAAATCGCTATTAAAAGTTGTAGAGCATTAAATATTTTTGGTTTTGCCAGAGTAGATTTCTTTTTAGAAAAATCTTCAAATAAAATCATGTTAAATGAAATAAATACAATTCCTGGTTTTACCAAAAACAGTATGTTTCCAATGCTATGGAAAGCTTCAGGTTTAAATATTGAACAACTTGTGGCTAAACTAGTAGATATATCTCTAGATTTATAATTCAAGTAAAATGTTGCATGGAATTCTTTGGCTACCTTTACTTTTTATCTTTGTTTTATTGACTGCTCTAGGATGGTTAGAAAGAAGAAGGCAAAATCTTTTTAGAAGTTGGGCAAATGGTTCTGAACTTTGTAAGTTAGATAGTTCAGGTGCAGCCTCCTTAAGGGACGGTGAATTGAGATGGAGCGCATTTGAAGCTGGCACATTTGAAGAAAAAGATAGTTTCACAATCAAAAAACTTGAATTAGTTGAGTTAATGGCCCTAACTTCTGGAGAGGCCCCTCTCACAAAAGAATCTCAAGGAAAGTGCCGATTGAGATTAGTAGGAGATGGTAAAGAGATGGATGTACCTTTTTCAGATGCAGAACAAGCTAGAGCATGGATGGACCAATTGATGGAAAAAGCTAGATGTGATTTGTGAAAAAACTGCAAAAAATTAATAATAAAAGCTTCTTATATCTAATTTTATTTTTATTTTTAACAAGTTTAATAAGCCTAAAAACTCTAAAAAAGGTCAATATTCAGGACATAAGAATTTCTGGTAGTGAATTATTCTCTCAGAATGATCTGGTAAATAATTCATCTTTAAAATTACCACGCCGATTAATTTTCATCAAAACTAATTTTTTAGAAAAAGAGTTAAAACAAAATTTATCGCTCAAGAATGTTTCGGTAAACAGAGAATTATTCCCTTTTGGTTTGAAAGTTCAAGTTAATACAAGAACTCCAATAGCTTACGGCGAGAAAATATTAGATGAAGAAAAAATATTAGGCTTTATTGATAAAGATGGAATTTTTATTAATAGAAAAAATGTAGACGAAAAAAATTTAAACAAATTAACCATACAAGTTTTTGGGTGGAAAGAAAAATTTAAAAAGACATTATCTGAAATTTTAATTGCCCAAGAGGATTATGAATTTGAGGTAGTTAAAATAACTTTTTCAACCAATGGGTTTTTAACTATTGAGGAAAAAGATTTAAAAACAATCTTACTAGGATTTAATCCAAGTTTAATCAAAAATCAATTACAAATAATCAATAACCTAAAAAATGAATTTAAGAAAAATAATTTTTCTGAAAAAATAGCGAATATTGATCTTACTGATCCAAATAAACCAAAAATAAAAGTGTTCAAACCCTAATATTTGGAAATTGATTTTAAATTATTTTTTTTAATTATTGTAGTGTTGGTGAGGGTTAAGCATTTAAAAAGAAATATTTAGAAAATAAATATTTTAAGGATTTTCCTAAACAAATCCCTACAGATGAGCTTAGTGAGTTCATAATGCACCCAATACTAGTATCAGTTCCCTATTAAGAGATGAGCTTCGGTAACAATCCAAACTTTGATCAATCGAGAGAAATCCTTCCCAGTCAAAACGCCAAAATAGAAGTTATTGGTGTAGGCGGGGGAGGAAGTAACGCAGTTAACAGAATGATAAATAGTGATTTAGAGGGTGTATCATTTAGAGTCCTAAATACTGATGCACAAGCACTACTACAGTCTTCTGCAGAACGTAGAGTTCAACTAGGACAAAACCTTACAAGAGGTCTAGGTGCTGGTGGTAATCCAAGTATTGGTCAAAAAGCCGCCGAAGAATCTAGAGATGAGCTTCAACAAGCTTTAGAGGCCTCTGATCTAGTCTTTATAGCCGCTGGAATGGGTGGCGGTACGGGTACAGGGGCTGCTCCGGTAGTTGCTGAAGTAGCCAAACAAAGTGGTGCTTTAACAGTAGGTATAGTAACTAAACCATTTTCTTTTGAAGGAAAAAGAAGAATGCGTCAAGCAGAAGAAGGAATCGCAAGGCTAGCTGAAAATGTAGATACTCTCATAGTTATTCCAAATGATCGATTGAAAGATGTTATTGCAGGAGCTCCCCTCCAAGAAGCATTTAGGAATGCTGATGATGTTTTAAGGATGGGAGTCAAAGGAATCAGTGACATAATTACTTGCCCAGGATTAGTAAATGTTGATTTCGCAGATGTAAGATCTGTAATGACAGAGGCAGGTACGGCCCTTCTTGGTATAGGTATTGGTTCAGGAAGATCTAGAGCATTAGAGGCAGCACAGGCAGCAATGAATAGTCCTCTATTAGAAGCAGCTAGAATTGATGGGGCTAAAGGTTGCGTTATAAATATTACCGGAGGCAAAGACATGACCTTGGAAGATATGACCTCCGCATCTGAAATTATTTATGATGTTGTTGATCAAGAAGCGAATATTATTGTAGGTGCAGTTGTCGATGAGGCAATGGAAGGAGAGATACAAGTTACTGTAATTGCCACAGGATTTGAAACAAACCAACCTTTAAGTCAACAAAGAATTAAAAACAGATTATCAAATCAACCTTTATATAATTTATCCGATAATAAAGAGTCAGGAGCAAGTATTCCCGAGTTTTTGAGATTAAGGCAGAATAAAAGAGATATAAGTTAAAAGGTAGAATAAAGTGACTCGGTTATCTCGCCTGCCTCAAGCATCCCTTGTGGCTGCTACCTTCCGGTCCTGACCAGGTTTAGGCGTTAAAACCGCGAAAGGCCGAGTCACAAACATATTAGCAATTCTTGATTAAAAAAGATACATAAATTTCTTATGTTACCTTCAGAACTCGTAAAGTATAAAGAAAAATCTCAAAAAATTATTGCACTAACTGCATGGGACTCCATATCAGGATCTATTGCAGAACAAGCTAATGTTGATCTCGTTTTAGTGGGAGATTCCTTGGCAATGGTTTGTTTAGGATATAAATCGACATTGCCATTAACTTTAGAAAACATAATTTATCATACTAATGCAGTTTCAAGAGGATTTAAAAAGAAAATTGAAGAACAACCCTTGGTCGTATCAGATATGCCTTTTCTGACTTACCAATGTGGAGAGGATAAAGCTGTGGAGTATGCAGGAAAAATTATTCAGAGCACTTATGCAAAGGCTGTAAAGGTAGAAGGGGCTGAACCAGAAATACAAAAAGTTATTTCTAGATTAATAAGAATGGGAATCCCTGTTATGGGTCATATAGGTCTTACACCACAAAGCTATCTAAATCTTGGATTAAAAAAACAAGGAGAAAGCTTAGAAAGCCAAGAAAAAATCAAGAGAGAGGCTTCTCTTCTTGAAAAGTTGGGATGTTTTTCAATAGTTCTTGAACATATTCCTGATTTGCTTGCTAAAGAAATACAAAAGACTTTAACAATTCCCACAATAGGTATCGGTGCAGGTAATCATTGTGATGGGCAAGTAAGAGTTACTGCAGATTTGTTGGGTCTTAATGATAATCAACCACCATTTTGTCAGCCGATTATAAAAGGGAAGGAATTATTTAAGGATAAATTGAAAGAATGGGTAGACTCTGAAAGACTTAAGTAATCTCATCCCACCACTTAAACATGGCAATAAGAATTTGATTACTAAGTTCCATTCCTTTTGGATCGCTTAAAAAGAATCTATTCCCCTTTTTCACTAAAAGTCCACTTTCAAGAAATCTTTCCCATTCTTCAAGCAATTTACTTAGGTTTCTTTTGAATTTTTTGTTTTCCCAGTTTTGTTCTTTAAACACCTCCTGGATATCTACACCCTCTTTAAGTCTCAATCCCAACATGATTTTCTCATCAAGTTCTTTATAGATAAAATCTTTATTAGTTAGGGATGAATCTAGATTAAGTTCACATTGCCTAATTACCCATTCTTTATATTCTTTACTAACTCTTGGTCTAGTTAACTTTTCTCCCCAAGGAGAACTAGTAGAACCTTGACCAAAACTCCACCAGCCTAATCCACTCCAATAAACTCTATTATGTCTGGATTGATGACCCGGGAGAGAATAGTTTGAGATTTCATATCTTGAGTACCCTGAGTTTTTTAAGATTAAATGAGTTGATTGACTATTTCTAAAAGCCTCATCATTAGTTGGAAGTTTTAACTTTCCTAAATTAACTAATTTCTTAAAAACAGTTCCATTTTCAATATTTAAATCGTAAATAGATATATGTGGTGGTAAAAACGTTATTGCCTTTTTTAAGTCATCTTGCCACTCATTAAATCCACTAAATGGCAAATTTTGAATTAAATCTAAGCTCCAGCTTTTTATTAACCCAGAATCATATTCTCTCTTCAACCATAAACAAGATTTTTCAGCATCCACTCTTAAATGCCGCCTTCCCGAGTTTTGAAGTATCTGATTATTAAAACTTTGTACACCGAGACTAAATCTATTTATACCAGCATTTATGAATCCATAAAGATCATCTTGATTAAAACTTGCTGGATCAACTTCCATGGTAATTTCAGCACCATAGTCAATTCCATAATTTTCTTTAAAAATATCAATTAATTCTTTGATTTGTTTCGGATCCAAAATTGATGGTGTGCCACCTCCTAAATAAAGTGTCGAAAGAGGTGATTTATGCTTAATTGACAATATTTCCTTGTATAAAAATTTCAAATATTCTTTAACAGTTTTGCTTCCATAACCTTGTAAAGTTTCAACATTGTTTCCAAGTGGAATAACTGCAAAATCACAATAAAAACACCTCCTATGGCAAAAAGGGATGTGTACATAGGCACTTCTTGGAAACTTATTCATAATTTAGATTCATTTTTAAGCTCCAAAAAAGTATTAAGGATCGAAAAAAACAAAATCCTTATTTACTCAATTAATAAATCCTAGTAGATTATAGATATGACAGATATCTTAGTATTAATTTTATTTGTATTATCTGGGGCTGCTTCAGGATGGCTTGGGGTTGATTTATTGCCAGTAGACATACTCAAACAGGTATCTAATGTAGAAGGTTTCAGAATTGTTTTAGCAATTATTGGTTTGTTTATAGGATTAGCAGCAGGTTTTGTATTCCTTCAACTTAGAAAGACGTTTCTTGATCAAATAAGGACGATGCCCACAGACTTATTAGTAAGTAGATCAGTTGGCTTAATTTTAGGATTACTAGTAGCGAATCTCCTTCTTGCTCCAATACTATTAATTCCTTTCCCTAGAGAAGTCTTTTTCGCAAAACCTCTAGCAGCTATATTAAGCAATATTTTCTTTGGTGTACTTGGTTATAAGTTAGCAGATACCCATGGGAGAACATTTTTAAGATTATTCAATCCTAATAATACTGATGCTTATCTAGTTAATGAAGGAATACTGCCCGCTGCAAGTCCAAAAATTCTTGATACCAGTGTAATTATTGATGGCAGAATAAATGGCCTATTAAGTTGCGGATTGTTGGAAGGACAATTAATTGTTGCTCAAAGTGTAATTGATGAATTACAAACTTTAGCTGACTCAAGCAGTAACGAAAAAAGGTCAAAAGGCAGGAGAGGTTTGAAATTGTTAAAAGAATTAAGAGATTTATATGGGAGAAGACTTGTAATAAATCCAACAAAGTATGAAGGTAATGGGGTAGATGAAAAACTTTTGAAAATTACTGAGGATATGACAGGAACTCTAATTACAGCCGACTATAATCTCTCGCAGGTTGCGGAAGTTAAAGAATTAAAAGTTATGAATTTGAGTGATTTAGTCATTGCTTTAAGACCAGAAGTACAGCCAGGAGAATCACTTAATATAAAAATCGTGAGAGAGGGTAAAGAAAAAATGCAAGGTATTGGATATTTGGATGATGGAACAATGGTTGTAATTGATGAAGCAAAGAATTTTGTGGGAAGCAGATTAGATATTGTTATCACAGGAGCACTACAAACTCCTACTGGAAGAATGGTATTTGGAAAACTGATCAATAATCCTGAGTCAAACAAATCTTTTAAATCACCAGCGACACAGGGCTAATTCTAGCTAGAATCAAATCAATCTTAATTTTGTGATACAAATGACTGTATCTGCTCCTTATTACGGCGAAAACACCGTTATGAGGACCCCGCCCCCTGATCTTCCCTCCCTTTTACTGAAAGAGAGAATCGTTTATCTTGGTTTGCCATTATTCTCAGATGATGATGCAAAAAGACAACTAGGAATGGATGTTACTGAGCTAATTATTGCTCAACTTCTTTATCTAGAGTTTGAGGATCCAGAAAAACCGATTTATTTCTATATCAATTCTACAGGAACAAGTTGGTACACTGGTGACGCAGTTGGTTTCGAAACAGAAGCTTTCGCTATCTGCGATACAATAAGTTACATTAAGCCTCCTGTACATACAATATGTATTGGACAAGCAATGGGGACAGCTGCAGTTATCCTTTCATCTGGCACGAAGGGGCAAAGAGCTGCTCTTCCACATGCCTCTATTGTTTTACATCAACCTATAAGCGGAGCAAGAGGTCAAGCAACTGATATCCAAATAAGAGCTGAGGAAGTTTTGAAAAATAAAAAATCCATGCTAGAGATTTTATCTCGTAATACTGGAAAGACTATCGAAGAACTCTCTAAAGACTCTGACAGGATGAGTTATCTTAACCCTCAAGAAGCCCTTGATTATGGAGTTATCGATAGAATACTCACAAGTCAAAAAGATTTGCCAAATAAAATTTAATTCTCACAAACAACTATTTTAAAATCATGCCTATAGGAACTCCAAGCGTGCCTTACAGACTTCCCGGAAGTCAATATGAAAGGTGGGTTGACATATATACAAGACTGGGTGTTGAAAGAATTCTTTTCCTTGGACAAGAAGTGAATGATGGTATTGCTAATAGCCTTGTTGCACAAATGCTTTATCTAGATTCTGATGACAATTCCAAACCTATCTACCTTTATATAAATAGCCCAGGAGGATCAGTAACCGCTGGCTTGGCTATATATGACACTATCAAATACGTAAAAAGTGATGTAGTAACTATTTGCGTAGGCCTCGCAGCCTCAATGGGTGCGTTCCTATTAGCCGCTGGTACAAAAGGGAAAAGAGTTGCTTTGCCTCATAGCAGAATAATGATTCATCAACCCCTAGGAGGAACATCTCAACGCCAGGCAAGTGATATTGAAATTGAAGCTAAGGAAATTTTAAGAATTAAAGATATGTTAAATATGTCTATGGCAGATATGACAGGTCAATCATTCGAGAAAATTGAAAAGGATACAGACAGAGATTATTTTCTAAGTGCAGAAGAGGCAAAAAACTATGGCTTAATTGATAGAGTAATCAAACATCCAAGCGAAGCAAATCAGTCTTAAATTTTCTAAATAAATATTTTAATTTTCATTTTTAAATTAATAATTTATTGGTTTATTTACACATTTAATGTCTAAAATATTAATTATCAAATGCAAAGAAACTAGAACTAATGACCCAACTCTTCTACGACACAGATGCAGATCTAAGTCTTTTAAATAATAAAACAATAGCGATAATTGGATATGGTTCACAAGGTCACGCACATGCCTTAAACCTTAAAGATAGCGGTATGGATGTAATTGTCGGATTATATAAAGGAAGTAAATCTGAAAGCAAAGCTATTAACGATGGACTAAAAGTGTTTAGTGTTTCTGAAGCTTGCGAAAAAGCAGACTGGATTATGATTCTTCTTCCAGATGAGTTTCAGAAAGATGTTTACCTTAAAGAAATAGAACCAAACTTAAAAGAAGGTAAGATATTAAGTTTTGCTCATGGATTCAATATAAGATTCGGACTTATCAAACCTCCTGGTTTTGTGGATGTGGTAATGATTGCACCAAAAGGACCTGGGCACACTGTTCGATGGGAATATCAGAATGGGCAAGGGGTTCCTGCATTGTTCGCAGTAGAGCAGGATTATTCTGGGAAGGCAAGATCATTAGCGATGGCATACGCTAAAGGTATTGGAGGAACAAGAGCTGGGATACTTGAAACGAATTTCAAAGAAGAAACAGAAACTGATTTATTTGGCGAACAAGCAGTTTTATGCGGAGGCTTATCTGAACTTGTCAAGTCGGGCTTCGAAACCCTTGTAGAGGCGGGATATCAACCAGAACTTGCTTATTTCGAATGCTTACATGAAGTTAAGCTAATTGTTGATCTAATGGTAAAGGGAGGCCTATCTCAAATGCGGGATTCCATTTCAAATACTGCAGAATATGGAGATTATGTAAGTGGTAAAAGACTTATCAATAGTGATACAAAGAAAGAAATGCAAAAAATCCTGAAAGATATTCAAGACGGAACTTTCGCTAAGAATTTTGTAGAAGAATGTGATAAAAATAAACCCTTAATGACAAAATTAAGAGAAGAGAACTCAAAACATGAAATAGAGAAAGTAGGTAAAGGTCTGCGAGCTATGTTCAGTTGGCTGAAATAAATTTATTTTTAATATTTCTTGGATCGATTGGTTTTGATTTATTGATCGGTGATCCAAGATTCTTTATTCACCCTGTTCAAATAATTGGCTTTTACATAAAAAAAATATCTGATTTATTCATAAAAAATTGTGGAGAAAATAAAAATATATTATTTTGGGGCGGTTTCATTATCGCTATTTCTACT
This window of the Prochlorococcus sp. MIT 1314 genome carries:
- the hemW gene encoding radical SAM family heme chaperone HemW; translated protein: MNKFPRSAYVHIPFCHRRCFYCDFAVIPLGNNVETLQGYGSKTVKEYLKFLYKEILSIKHKSPLSTLYLGGGTPSILDPKQIKELIDIFKENYGIDYGAEITMEVDPASFNQDDLYGFINAGINRFSLGVQSFNNQILQNSGRRHLRVDAEKSCLWLKREYDSGLIKSWSLDLIQNLPFSGFNEWQDDLKKAITFLPPHISIYDLNIENGTVFKKLVNLGKLKLPTNDEAFRNSQSTHLILKNSGYSRYEISNYSLPGHQSRHNRVYWSGLGWWSFGQGSTSSPWGEKLTRPRVSKEYKEWVIRQCELNLDSSLTNKDFIYKELDEKIMLGLRLKEGVDIQEVFKEQNWENKKFKRNLSKLLEEWERFLESGLLVKKGNRFFLSDPKGMELSNQILIAMFKWWDEIT
- a CDS encoding D-alanine--D-alanine ligase family protein, with amino-acid sequence MIREKKKCIGLIFGGYSNEHEVSISSAKTVFQAFNSEINKKRFTIKAFYINKFGDWIDSDSSEKILIDEIENNTTKKQGILNQEKINFLEGIEFQNVDVWFPLLHGFNGEDGSIHGLLRFTKKPLVGCGIIGSALGMDKILMKTIFSNLKLPQVNYLVFQNEDLNEKEVKNKLINEIKKNLNFPIFVKPSNSGSSLGISKVKNESEILQSLEKAQKIDPRILVEEGLEVREIECGIIGNSKLLTSEIGEVKYENDWYDYDSKYNSNNKITIPAEIDSKITQQIKEIAIKSCRALNIFGFARVDFFLEKSSNKIMLNEINTIPGFTKNSMFPMLWKASGLNIEQLVAKLVDISLDL
- the miaB gene encoding tRNA (N6-isopentenyl adenosine(37)-C2)-methylthiotransferase MiaB gives rise to the protein MLTKTKLDEKKFQRNSTIGSYWITTFGCQMNKADSERMAGTLEKMGYTRAENELNADLVLYNTCTIRDNAEQKVYSFLGRQAKRKHKTPNLKLVVAGCLAQQEGESLLRRVPELDLVMGPQHVNNLENLLGKVDLGNQVAATEETFISEDITSARRESSICGWVNIIYGCNERCSYCVVPSVRGKEQSRYPNAIKSEIQKLADDNFKEITLLGQNIDAYGRDLPGTTKEGRKENTLTDLLYYIHDVQGIRRIRFATSHPRYFSKRLIQACFELDKVCEHFHIPFQSGNNEILKQMSRGYTIKKYKNIIEHIRSLMPDASITADAIVAFPGETEQQYQDTLKLISEIGFDQVNTAAYSPRPNTPAAVWSNQLSEEVKKARLQEINDLVEKTARRRNQRYINNIESVLIEGLNPKNSSQIMGRTRTNRLTFVEIPNNIQFNFSLGDEIDVRINEARPFSLTGELFK
- a CDS encoding cell division protein FtsQ/DivIB; the encoded protein is MKKLQKINNKSFLYLILFLFLTSLISLKTLKKVNIQDIRISGSELFSQNDLVNNSSLKLPRRLIFIKTNFLEKELKQNLSLKNVSVNRELFPFGLKVQVNTRTPIAYGEKILDEEKILGFIDKDGIFINRKNVDEKNLNKLTIQVFGWKEKFKKTLSEILIAQEDYEFEVVKITFSTNGFLTIEEKDLKTILLGFNPSLIKNQLQIINNLKNEFKKNNFSEKIANIDLTDPNKPKIKVFKP
- the ftsZ gene encoding cell division protein FtsZ, producing MSFGNNPNFDQSREILPSQNAKIEVIGVGGGGSNAVNRMINSDLEGVSFRVLNTDAQALLQSSAERRVQLGQNLTRGLGAGGNPSIGQKAAEESRDELQQALEASDLVFIAAGMGGGTGTGAAPVVAEVAKQSGALTVGIVTKPFSFEGKRRMRQAEEGIARLAENVDTLIVIPNDRLKDVIAGAPLQEAFRNADDVLRMGVKGISDIITCPGLVNVDFADVRSVMTEAGTALLGIGIGSGRSRALEAAQAAMNSPLLEAARIDGAKGCVINITGGKDMTLEDMTSASEIIYDVVDQEANIIVGAVVDEAMEGEIQVTVIATGFETNQPLSQQRIKNRLSNQPLYNLSDNKESGASIPEFLRLRQNKRDIS
- a CDS encoding TRAM domain-containing protein is translated as MTDILVLILFVLSGAASGWLGVDLLPVDILKQVSNVEGFRIVLAIIGLFIGLAAGFVFLQLRKTFLDQIRTMPTDLLVSRSVGLILGLLVANLLLAPILLIPFPREVFFAKPLAAILSNIFFGVLGYKLADTHGRTFLRLFNPNNTDAYLVNEGILPAASPKILDTSVIIDGRINGLLSCGLLEGQLIVAQSVIDELQTLADSSSNEKRSKGRRGLKLLKELRDLYGRRLVINPTKYEGNGVDEKLLKITEDMTGTLITADYNLSQVAEVKELKVMNLSDLVIALRPEVQPGESLNIKIVREGKEKMQGIGYLDDGTMVVIDEAKNFVGSRLDIVITGALQTPTGRMVFGKLINNPESNKSFKSPATQG
- a CDS encoding ATP-dependent Clp protease proteolytic subunit, coding for MTVSAPYYGENTVMRTPPPDLPSLLLKERIVYLGLPLFSDDDAKRQLGMDVTELIIAQLLYLEFEDPEKPIYFYINSTGTSWYTGDAVGFETEAFAICDTISYIKPPVHTICIGQAMGTAAVILSSGTKGQRAALPHASIVLHQPISGARGQATDIQIRAEEVLKNKKSMLEILSRNTGKTIEELSKDSDRMSYLNPQEALDYGVIDRILTSQKDLPNKI
- the ilvC gene encoding ketol-acid reductoisomerase — protein: MTQLFYDTDADLSLLNNKTIAIIGYGSQGHAHALNLKDSGMDVIVGLYKGSKSESKAINDGLKVFSVSEACEKADWIMILLPDEFQKDVYLKEIEPNLKEGKILSFAHGFNIRFGLIKPPGFVDVVMIAPKGPGHTVRWEYQNGQGVPALFAVEQDYSGKARSLAMAYAKGIGGTRAGILETNFKEETETDLFGEQAVLCGGLSELVKSGFETLVEAGYQPELAYFECLHEVKLIVDLMVKGGLSQMRDSISNTAEYGDYVSGKRLINSDTKKEMQKILKDIQDGTFAKNFVEECDKNKPLMTKLREENSKHEIEKVGKGLRAMFSWLK
- a CDS encoding ATP-dependent Clp protease proteolytic subunit translates to MPIGTPSVPYRLPGSQYERWVDIYTRLGVERILFLGQEVNDGIANSLVAQMLYLDSDDNSKPIYLYINSPGGSVTAGLAIYDTIKYVKSDVVTICVGLAASMGAFLLAAGTKGKRVALPHSRIMIHQPLGGTSQRQASDIEIEAKEILRIKDMLNMSMADMTGQSFEKIEKDTDRDYFLSAEEAKNYGLIDRVIKHPSEANQS
- the panB gene encoding 3-methyl-2-oxobutanoate hydroxymethyltransferase, yielding MLPSELVKYKEKSQKIIALTAWDSISGSIAEQANVDLVLVGDSLAMVCLGYKSTLPLTLENIIYHTNAVSRGFKKKIEEQPLVVSDMPFLTYQCGEDKAVEYAGKIIQSTYAKAVKVEGAEPEIQKVISRLIRMGIPVMGHIGLTPQSYLNLGLKKQGESLESQEKIKREASLLEKLGCFSIVLEHIPDLLAKEIQKTLTIPTIGIGAGNHCDGQVRVTADLLGLNDNQPPFCQPIIKGKELFKDKLKEWVDSERLK